The region ATATAAGTCCCGCGCGTACCTCTCTACGCGCGGGGCTTTTTTATTCCCGGCCGCCCAGCAGCGCCCATCTGCGGCGTTGCTCCTCGCCGGCTTGCTAGCTTACGTTCCGAGTACGCGCGATACTGTTAAACGATCCTGTGCAAACCACATATATAAACATTGTCGCGGAGGAAACGGTGGCGCCAGCCTCCGGTGCGCCTTGCATCTGGGCACTTCTGAACAGCCTCTTCCTATGATACAATATTATCACCAAAACATAGCGGGAGGGAATACCGATGCCTCATCCCCACAAGCTCGACAAAGCCGGCAGCGTCCTCGTCGTCGTCGATGTCCAGGACAAACTGCTCCACGCCATCCACGACTGGCCGTCCGTCCTCGACAACACCGTCAAAATGGTCAAAATCGCCCAAACCCTCGGCGTGCCCGTAATCGTCACCGAGCAATACCCCAAAGGGCTTGGCGCCACCAATGCCGCCCTCGCCGGGCTCTTTCCGGCCTTCGCCCCCCTTGAGAAAACCGTCTTCAGCTGCTTCGGGGCCGCAGGCTTCGCCGCCGCCCTCCAGGACCACGGCGCCAAAACCATCGTTCTCACCGGCATCGAAGCCCATATCTGTGTCCAGCAGACCGCTCTCGAAGCCCTCCACCGCGGTTTCGGCGTCCATGTCGTCGCCGACGCCGTCGGC is a window of Selenomonadales bacterium 4137-cl DNA encoding:
- a CDS encoding hydrolase, whose translation is MPHPHKLDKAGSVLVVVDVQDKLLHAIHDWPSVLDNTVKMVKIAQTLGVPVIVTEQYPKGLGATNAALAGLFPAFAPLEKTVFSCFGAAGFAAALQDHGAKTIVLTGIEAHICVQQTALEALHRGFGVHVVADAVGSRAPANKEIGLAKIRQAGGVVSAVEIALYEWLERSDGAEFKAILPLIK